Genomic DNA from Macadamia integrifolia cultivar HAES 741 chromosome 6, SCU_Mint_v3, whole genome shotgun sequence:
CTacgattttattttgttttaataacCATAAAGCTAAATGCTTGtaatgatttgatttagatGCATGTGGTGATCTCTGAGTTCGCATTATGGGGTTTTGGTATGCTTCTCGTCCCTAAATGAGAATTTGgatttgagtccaaaagtgagTCCTCCCTGTTCCTGGTGGTTATGGCTATTTGGACATTATGATATTAGTTCGAGTCAGCCCAATTTGTACAATTCCTTCGCCGGCTTGTACAGAACTTGGATTGGTTGCTGTTGGGCTTCCTAAGAATTACTATGCAAATTTCTTTTAGTGTACTAGTATCATCAGACAAATAGATGGACTTCATTAGTTATATAGTACAGGAATATGCATCTATAGACCAAGAACTTCATTTTTGAAGGATATTTAAGTTTTGGTCAAGCATTAAACGGATGAGACTTGCAAGGCCAACCTGTAGCTCATTGGAGTCTTAGGATACTGTTGGACCAACGGAGTACAACAAAGTGAGGATGGGAAGGTTGTTTCTAATATTCATTTCTTGCCAAATCTGTATCAAGCTCATCGTACACATCACTTGTCAGATTTGAAAATGTGTTTAATGGAATTCTTTGGACTCATTAAAGGGGAACATGCCATCTTCCTTGGGTTTTGAATTCCAAAATTAGTGTGATTCTTCTTATTATCTTATTTGTCTGGTAGTAGTTACCTCACTCATTATTGCAGAAAACTTATGATGTTCATACTGGGGCAACTGGAGTTGGGCACAATCCAAAACCCAACCTAACTTTAAACTTTGCTCTCATGGTTGATGGATTTTCAGGTGTTTGGATGGACTTGGATTTAAAAAGCACTAACCATACCCTAAATTTTgaggtagggttgggttgacaCTTCAAGTTGCACCCCAACCAGAAGCTAACCCCAATATAGGGCTTGGTGTATGTATATGCTCTCATGATATGGTAATACAAGAATTAAAGGATTCATCCTTATACAATCATATTATTTGAATGTTAATGGATTCTGTTAATGGATTCACATCCTTATTGCAGTCATTATTTGAATGTTATCTATGGCTAATGTAGGAGTTGTTGTATCAATGAATGGTGGGGTCTATTTGTTTGTAAATTATGTAAACACTGTCAGCAGACTGTTTTGCAAATTAGCATACACCTGAGTTTCCCAACCTTCTAACTCAAACTCGAGTTAGGTTTCTTAAAATCTAGCTTGCGATGACTTGAAGCTCAAATCAAAGGATAGGTTGGGTTGGATTTTGTGTTGGTACTTCTGCTCTTTCAGGGTGTTTGGTTGAGTTCCCATAAGCATGAGAACCCAAAAAACACAGAGAATCTATAAtggagtttctaattttaaatATGGGTATATGGGTGGAGAACATTTCATACGGTCCAATACCTCCTCCAAAAATTGTGTTGACACAGGTACCTCAGAGCTTGAAATATTGGTGTGTCATATTAGGTGCAAACGCTCAATTTGAACCATTAGACAATATTTTCTGTTGTTGAACATAAGAAAGTGTGACTGGAAACCTATCTGCTGTTATTTATATGCATGCTAggatttttttggttgaaatacGCATGCTAGGTTAAGTTTGAATGACTAATTAAATGACAAAATAAGAATGTTTGGCGGAGCAAAACCTGTTAGTTGTGATGTTTGTATATTATGCTGCTAAATGCTTAACTACTTCACAGCCTAACGGAAACCTATCTGCTGTTATTTATATGCATGCTAggatttttttggttgaaatatGCATGCTAGGTTAAGTTTGAATGACTAATTAAATGACAAAATAAGAATGTTTGGCAGAGCAAAACCTTTTAGTTGTGATGTTTGTATATTATGCTGCTAAATGCGTAACTACTTCACAGCCTAACCGTTCTGTGAATTGACATTTTGAACAAAATAGACATGCTTCCCGTGGGCCAGTGTATACTATTTGATGGATGTGTTTTGTGGAACTGAAGCAGTATCAGAGTGGTGTTCCtagcatggatttagttcacAGTAGCGGATTGGATATCAGCCATTTTCAAAACCAATTCTGATATGTATTAGGCCGCATTGGACATTTTTTCCCTCAAAAGATACATATACCAAtataattttgatcattttacccTCTGTCCGTACTGTACCGTAGATATGGTATCAGTGTTGGCCAATAGACCCAATACTGATACTGATCAGCCTATAAGATACCGATTCCTAAACCCTGATTACTAGTGGTTTATAACTGAGCCTTTAAAGTTTAAATGAGAGTTTACAAATGGATGAGAATAATAAGTCTTGCTGATTTTGGAGACAGTATTCTCTTTCTGGTTTGGAATAGTTTCAATCTGGTTCTCATGGTAAACATGCAGAGGGACATGTTTAATTCATTGGTGATTGAAGATCATGTTCAATTCATTGgtgattgaaaatttttctatgCAGCATCTTCTACCACCCATGTGTGCCACGTGcatcttttttctgtttttttgcagTCTTTTGGTCATTGTTTCTGGTTCTCTGTGGTACATTGCAGATTCTGTGGAGACATCTGGAAGATAACCGGAGCAGAATACAGAGAGAAATGACCTCTGAGAGGGACATCTTCAGCCTTTCAGGACCTTTACACCTCACAAGTGTTGATTGGTACAACATTTCCCTACATCAATGGTTTCTTCTATCTGGATGAAATCTAGTGTATTTGTATGATATACTGTCTACCAGCAGGAATCACTGTAACATGCTATCAACATGTGGATGTGAAAGAGTTCtcttttgtgtttttcaggacTAATGAACATCACCGTAGATCTGTTGCTGCCAGCTTGGTGCAAGGTGTCTATGTTTTAGAGCGGGATCGCCAGCTGAATCGTAAAGGGCCTGAATCTCTTGCTCCTCCGTGGTGGGAGTTCTTCCATTTTCAGTTGTTACGTCAGCTCGTGGATAATGTTGATTCCTCCATCTTTGGTGCCATTTATGAATTCAAACCCCTACCTTCCAATTGTCACTACTCAATCCAGGGGGCCCCAAGATACGTGATTGCCTTCAGAGGCACAATCACCAAGGGAGAGTCCTTCACACAGGATCTCAAATTGGATCTCCTTTTCATCCAAAATGGACTTCATGGAACCCCACGCTTTGAAATTGCAATGCAAGCTGTCCGGAACATGGTCGCTGCAGCTGGAGCTTTGAATATTTGGTTAGCTGGTCATTCTTTGGGCTCTGCAATCGCAATGCTCGCTGGCAAGACCATGGCGAAGACAGGTGTTTTTCTCCAAGCTTTTCTCTTTAATCCCCCATTTGTTTCTGCTCCAATTGAGAGGATCAAGGATAAGAAAGTAAAACATGGGATCCGAATGGCAAACAGTTTCATCACGGCAGGACTCACTTTTGCCATAAAGGGTCACCACCAGTGTTCGGCATCAGAGGATCCATTTGTGATCTTATCTGCATGGGTCCCATGTTTGTTTGTCAATCCGGCAGATCATATATGCTCGGAGTATGTTGGTTATTTTGAGCACAGAAAAAAGATGGAGGAGATTGGAGCCGGGGGAATTGAGAAATTGGCAACCCGGAATTCCATTGGGGGTCTTTTATTGGGCAAGAAAGAATCAGAGCCTCTGCACCTCCTCCCGTCCGCAAACCTTACAGTTAACTTGAGCCCGTCACCAGATTTTAAACGAGCTCATGGGATTCACCAGTGGTGGATTCCAGACCTGCTTTTGCAGTGTAAGCTATACCAATACAGGTGACTGTTTCGTGCTttgttactttttttattttttgtgggtaGGTGTTTTGTTTTGGGGGGGTTGAAGGTCAATATTTCCCCTGCCTACTGAAATTTATTGTGGCTCAAGTTGAACTGAATATTGTGGCTTAAGTTGAATATCTGAGAACAATCTAATTAGCTAAATTAAGGCACAAATTAGAACATTACTCCCCACtctcccacaccccccccccccccgggccataaaaaaaaaggaaaaagaaacattTCATGGCAATCATGTGGTACTGTTACATGAGAAAAAACCCATTTCTTAGCTGTTAAGACACGGACCAAACTGGTTGCATGGTTCATGAACCTTCTGCTTGTTGTCTAGGTACACTACAGGAACCTGATACTGACTCAAATGGGAGACATTGGTTCTGAATTTCCATTTAATGGTAAGGACTGGAACGCATGGTGCTTTACTTGTTCTTTTATAAGATGGGTGTGCTCTTGTCCAATGGTAAGTAAGATGAATGGTACACTGTGTGGGTGGGTAACCATGCTGAGCCTAAGGACTAAGTGGGCAGGCTCAAACCATGCACAACTTTTTAAAGTTTCTATTGCTTTGTTCATCAATATTATGTGCTTTATAcaacagaaaagagaagtataaaaggagaagaagatgccTATAGGGTCAGTGGGTTAGGGGGTGTCCTTGTTTAACAAAAAGTTGTACACAGCATGAAGCACAACATAATTTTTGGGTCATGTTATCTTCCTTTTCAATCAAAACAAAGAGGGGAGGggattctttattattttctctctaactGTGTGAACCTATGTAGGTGATACCGTTCTCTGCATAACCATTTGCTTTCGTATGCAAATTCTTCCATAcggggaaccctctcccaaatCTTAATTCAAGAAGTACAAAGATCCTCGACAAATTAATTATTGGTCTTCCTCACGATGTGATTCCTTTGCTTAAGCTGTACGCATGGTTTAAGGTGGTTGATGACAATAAGAATAGGGTTATATAATGCCCTATTAAGTCTAAACGGACACGTAGAAAGCCTATAT
This window encodes:
- the LOC122081288 gene encoding GDSL esterase/lipase At4g10955-like isoform X1; this encodes MILWRHLEDNRSRIQREMTSERDIFSLSGPLHLTSVDWTNEHHRRSVAASLVQGVYVLERDRQLNRKGPESLAPPWWEFFHFQLLRQLVDNVDSSIFGAIYEFKPLPSNCHYSIQGAPRYVIAFRGTITKGESFTQDLKLDLLFIQNGLHGTPRFEIAMQAVRNMVAAAGALNIWLAGHSLGSAIAMLAGKTMAKTGVFLQAFLFNPPFVSAPIERIKDKKVKHGIRMANSFITAGLTFAIKGHHQCSASEDPFVILSAWVPCLFVNPADHICSEYVGYFEHRKKMEEIGAGGIEKLATRNSIGGLLLGKKESEPLHLLPSANLTVNLSPSPDFKRAHGIHQWWIPDLLLQCKLYQYR
- the LOC122081288 gene encoding GDSL esterase/lipase At4g10955-like isoform X2; this encodes MTSERDIFSLSGPLHLTSVDWTNEHHRRSVAASLVQGVYVLERDRQLNRKGPESLAPPWWEFFHFQLLRQLVDNVDSSIFGAIYEFKPLPSNCHYSIQGAPRYVIAFRGTITKGESFTQDLKLDLLFIQNGLHGTPRFEIAMQAVRNMVAAAGALNIWLAGHSLGSAIAMLAGKTMAKTGVFLQAFLFNPPFVSAPIERIKDKKVKHGIRMANSFITAGLTFAIKGHHQCSASEDPFVILSAWVPCLFVNPADHICSEYVGYFEHRKKMEEIGAGGIEKLATRNSIGGLLLGKKESEPLHLLPSANLTVNLSPSPDFKRAHGIHQWWIPDLLLQCKLYQYR